Within Syngnathus scovelli strain Florida chromosome 22, RoL_Ssco_1.2, whole genome shotgun sequence, the genomic segment ATCGATTAACATTATCGTTAATTCATTCAGTGCTTTTCTGAGCTACgattcaacaaaaaacacaagattGCACGTTTGTATTGCATACCTGCTTTTTACCAGATCATTTCAACGCGAACGCAACCGAAACGCTGACGCTAATGcggctaacacacacacacacacacacatattaatGCAGCAGTTATATTATCGAgtgagacttttcttttttgacacttgcaaataaaaataaaattgtgatTTTAAATTGTGCCCGTCCTTCTAATGCCACGGTTCAATTTAGTCAGAATTGCGTCATCCTTAAGAGAAATAAAAGTCTGCAAAATTCTTCTAATGTTttcaatctttgaattgaatgaCGGTTATTTCCGTTAAAAAGCAACCGGAACTAATAAGCTGGTATGCAGCATACCATAACACTACGACTAAAAATCTATAGCTACAGCTAGATTAATCCTTttaggaagaaagaaaaaaaataatcagtgGACTCTTTTCGCAGATTCTGTCATGACAGGCggcatacataaaaaaaaaaattgagcctAACTATTTTACTCGACATCACATTGGCCCTTCGTCGCCATCTACTGGCTCTTAGTAGACATGGCAGAGGCCTCTGATTGCACAAACCATGTTCTACTGAGTCCTTCAAAACTGAAACTCAAAAAGAGGCAAGTTGGAACATGGGTTAGCCCAAAGTATGGATGCAAATGAGCGAGtcgagaggaaaaacaaaaacttggCAGTTGGTcatcactacacacacacacacgcacacacacacactattccATTCTAGTGTAACACAGTGTTGGCTTGACGTGTCTCAGTTTCAGGGTGGCAGCAGCAGATTGTGACGTAAAAGGGAGGAGATATTAGAAATAGAAAGTACCTGGTGTGTGGTCGTTCCCTCGTCCTCCTGTGTCTTTTGCATTTGTGTCCAGCGGGCGAGGTCGTGGCGTGTTGCAAggcaggggagggggagggggcagcGGGTGGGCTAAAGCGTAATGAGGTCCACCAGGTTGCCCTTGGGCGGCGTCATGCTGTCGGGGAAGAAGTTGACCAGAGTGTCGAAGAGCTGCGTGCGCTGGGCGTACGTCTGGTCCACGTCTGAGAAACCTTGGGGGCGTTGAACAATTAGATAACATTTAAAACCGTtacgtggcaaaaaaaaaacagtcaaaggGCGAACAAGAAGAAATAAGTTTGGAGTTTTACCCAGGGGGATGAAGTCATTACTGGACTTGAACAGAGCTGAGGGCAGAAGCTGGAACTATAGCGCAACACGAATCGTCATGAATGATCTCAGGCAGGAACAAAATTTGaagtaatcataaaaaaaaatatctgtcaAGAAGATAAATCCAGTACCTCTTTGGTCTCCTCGGGGTCTGTGTGGTCCACAGTGAGCGAGAGGTCATCCTGTAGGTATTTGAGGGCGCTCAGTGGCTCCGATTGGGCTTTTTCTTCAAACCTGGCCAGAACAAAAATGACAGTTGCGGTTCTGATAAATGATCACTAGATGGCACCTGAATCCCTCAGCATCTGTTTTTCTCAACAGCAGAGGTGGGCAAGACCTTGCTGAAGGCCCACGTGATATTTTTAAGTTACCCATGAATGAatcatttgaataaataaatataaaatacattcAGTCACCAATTACTTTGTCACAGACCTGTACTTCCTGATGAGATATCTGCAGTGGCGCAGAAGGTACTCCTTGGAGGGCCGACACAATTTCAAGGACCAAAAATCATCCAGGCGCATTTTGGGAGAGCAAGACTTGCCTGGATTGCCGCCAAACAGATAATGCACCTGCAAACACAAACCGATGACTCTTTGGAATCGTGAAAAATATTGCCTAGCAGTAATGTTGTCAATATTTCCCACAAACGTCATGCGACGGGTGCGTGGAAGGGAACGCCATACCTTGTGCATCTCGTCGTAAACCAGCTGGTGAGCAAAGCGCGGACACGGCTCctcctcctgcaggaccttgctGGGGTTTTCCTTCACTGCCTGGTCGTTCTTATACACACATGACCTTGGGCATCGACCGAGAGGAAGCTCATTAGCATAAATGAAACGTGTGGAAAAAGCCCTGGTAGTTCAAATCCAACCCGGAAGATAAATTAGGTATTATTTGTAAATCTCGGGTGGTGATAACAAATGACAACACACGTGCTGAAAGATTAATGAGCACATAGCCGCTTAAAAAGTCTCGCTGGTCTCGTTGAATGGCCTCGGGGAGATTAAGAACAGCTAAAATCAATGTGCTGGAACATTGAGGACGGTCTGTACTTTCCCAACCAGTGACTCCAAAACGTGAGTGCAGAtccaggacacacacacacaaattcaggGGGAGCTTTCTGCGTGCCCTACCAGTTGTTGCGGGCGATGTCATAGATCCAGAAGGAGTTGCGGACGTTCTCCTCGCGTTTATCTTTGTCCTTGCTGAGGCCCGACAGCACGTGGATCTCGTTGAGCTCAGGGTCGATGGTGGCCCTCTGGGTAAAGCCTGTCATCGGTACTTTGAGGGGGGGGAGCAATAATTCGACAATCATTACTCAATGCTTTGAGCTATTTAAAAAACTATGAGAGGGAAAAATTCCAAAGCAGCAGAATTGGAGGCTCGGAAATAAGAAAACAACATAATAGCACGCCGCCATGGCAACAAGGCCAGACCGACTGGAGTGCGCAGAATGCAAATTCAGCCTGACTTTCATTTCCTCCTCCCCACCACCTCGTTTGCGGTAAAAATCCCTCCGCTCGGCACTTTTCACACGGGTCAATAAATAACGTTTCGCAACCGGTAAGGCATCAAAACGAAAACTTGACTACAATCATATCGTTGAACCTTTTTAGCGAGCCCGCTAGTCATTTACACGTTGTTTAAAAAGCAACGCAGGCATGCTCGCACAAGAGTTACACTTGGCAAAATATTCCGAAGTGCGGATAAAGGATTGCTTTGTTGACAGATATCAGCGGTGATGCTACGGCAGCGCTGCACATTCACTCACATGAGAGTGAGAGATTTACGAGACACAAAGACGCAACTGTTTGTGCTGcccgcttccttccttccattccTTTCAGTTGTTTTTATGCATTTGCACACTGTCATCTTTTAGGGGTCCAGATTGTCTTGTGGATTTGTGCTGGTTAAGACTGCGAGATCAGTCGATATTAGCAATTAATTAGAATTTGTCAGGATAATTTTGCTCCTGCTAACAACATAGCAGTGACGAGAGAGGAGCTTGTTTACAAAACCAATCAGTGGTGTCAAATTTGCAACTTTGATCCTGAGACTATTTTTCAAAAaagaatcacaaaaaaaaaaaaaaattatatttcattttaaGACCATATCGGCCAACTCAACTCTTACCCATGCCCGAGTCCTTCTTGGTGCCATCCGATATGATCTCCACGTGGTCTCCGTCCACGTCGTAGCTGAAGAAGTCATTGAGGTAGGTCTTCGACCTCTGACCCCCAAATACGTACAGACAGCGGTTTCTCTGAAAGGGGAGGGAGGAGAAACTGATTAAAAGCTCATCAGGGAGGATGAGTCATTTTGCCGACTCACGGTGTGAAAGAGCATGCAGTGTCCGATACGCGACTGGATGTCCTCCGGGCCGGCGTTGCACGAATCTTCCCGCAGGAGGCTCCAGGTGGCCGCTTGGCATTGGTAGGCGTAAAGGCCGCTGAACTGCGGCTCGGACGTGCGGCTGTCCTCCACGCTGCCGTTGCACGTCAGTATCCGGCCGCCAAACGTGTAGATCATATGCTTCTCCGAGTCCATGCACATCTGTTCGGTTCGACGAAATTAGAATATTTCTTCTGTGTGTTTTAGCCACTTAGTTACCTGATGGTCGAACACCAGCTTTGGCCCCCCGTCGGCCGCCGTGTCCTCGCTAAGCAGCGCCCACGTGTTGACGTCAATATCGTAGCGGTAGAAGTCGCTCTTCAGGGACTTGCTGTTCCTGACGCTGGAGTCCAAGTAGCGGCCCAGCGTGTAGATCTGGCGCCTCTGGGAGTCGATGCACATCTTATGGCAGGAACGAGCACTTGGGCCGCTCTGGAAGACACAGACTCATTAGTTTGGAAGACGCTATTTTGCTCCATTTGGCTTCCCAACTTGGAGCGTCACGTGCTTACCTCTTTCTCTGTGTCCCGAGAGATGCAGACCCACTGGTTCTCCTGAACGCTGTAAGCCCAGAAGTCAGCAAGGTCCTGCGTGCCATCCCAGCCCCCGAACAAGTACACAGTCTCTGCAGGACACAAACGCTTCGTTCAACTCATAATAATGCCGAGTGATTTAAAGTCATGTGAACTGCTGCGAAAGATCCCAAAGGAATAAACTCGGACTGCAAAATTGAAGGTTGGTTCTCAGTAGGAAATTTAAAATCGTTTATTTGAGGAAAAACAATAGTGGAATCCTTTTTAACGGCTCGAAAAGGAATGCTCTCTGAGCCGTCTCGCttttcaaaacatttgaaaatcgaACTCGTGTAAACATCCTCGAGTAGAAGGGAGACAAAAGGTCAATGTTTGCCTTTCTGGAACAAAACCCTTCTCTTGGCTGGGCACACAATAAtgcgtcactcactcactcgcacgCAGGGGAAGTGCACATGAACAGAATCGTCCGATTCAATTAAAGCGGCAAGAGTCGAACCAGCCGAGTCATAACACGGCTCGCGTGCGCTCTCACCAGTCTGAACGTCGATGACCATTTGATGGCCTCCCCTCATCCCCGGCCTGTTGTCGTCACCATCGCCTGCGGAGAGCAGAGGAAGGCGGGTGCAAAGGCGGCATGTGAGTATGGGATGTGGGGTGGGAGGGGCGGAAAGTGGGAGGATGGCGTGGAATGGGATGGGAGGTTGAAGGTTCACACACAAAGGAAGACGACATTGTTTTAGCGTCAAAGCTTTGACATGATACTGAAATGTTTGGATAAGTCCAGCTTTTAATAGATGGCCTCACTGTTCACGTCGTCCCTGTTGATTTCTTGGGCGCTTGTACCTTTGTTGCATTTAGGGATGATCTGACTCCACCTGGGCTTGTACTCCTGCTGGCTGATATACTGGTTAAACAAACCGTCTATGGAGAGAGAAGTGGCATCAGCGCACGAAAGAAGCGGACGGAAATAAGGACCCCCCCGAGAAATCAGGGGTCGAACCTCGAACGGCTTTGTCGATGAGGTCTTCGCAGGCGTCGAAATCGCCTTGCAGCACCAGCCGGTCGTGCAGGTGGGTGAGCATGGGGTGTTCGAGTGCTATGCGTGTCTTCTTCTGCAGTGACTCGAAGGCCTCCGTGTAGTTGTGCTGACGAAAGTGTTTCAGGCAAAGGCGGATGGCTTCCTGTTCTCTGTACTgcaatgacatttaaaaaaaaataataaaaaaaaggaaggacaCTTGAAACTCAATGCTCACAATCTTCTGAATTGAAAGCAACTTTAGGTCAATAATATGATTTTCGAGGAATTCTTTCTTTGAACTGACACTACTTCAGCACTGGAGTTAAATATTCAGAAGTAGTAACTAGACGCGACCAGCAGAGGGAGCTGTAGATTCAATCTGAGCTCATTTGTTGACTAAGGAAACGTAAAAGAAAATACTAAAATATTTTCTGCACTTGACATAATTTAAGTGTCAACATTTTAAAGcggaaaatgaaaaataagaataa encodes:
- the mkln1 gene encoding muskelin isoform X2 — its product is MAVVPESRVLTFSVFKWSSYSSTYLPENILVDKPNDQSSRWSSESNYPPQFLILKLERPAIVQSITFGKYEKTHVCNLKKFKVFGGMSEENMTELLSSGLKNDYNKETFTSKHKIDEQMFPCRFVKIVPLMSWGPSFNFSIWYIELHGIEDPDVVQPCLNWYSKYREQEAIRLCLKHFRQHNYTEAFESLQKKTRIALEHPMLTHLHDRLVLQGDFDACEDLIDKAVRDGLFNQYISQQEYKPRWSQIIPKCNKGDGDDNRPGMRGGHQMVIDVQTETVYLFGGWDGTQDLADFWAYSVQENQWVCISRDTEKESGPSARSCHKMCIDSQRRQIYTLGRYLDSSVRNSKSLKSDFYRYDIDVNTWALLSEDTAADGGPKLVFDHQMCMDSEKHMIYTFGGRILTCNGSVEDSRTSEPQFSGLYAYQCQAATWSLLREDSCNAGPEDIQSRIGHCMLFHTRNRCLYVFGGQRSKTYLNDFFSYDVDGDHVEIISDGTKKDSGMVPMTGFTQRATIDPELNEIHVLSGLSKDKDKREENVRNSFWIYDIARNNWSCVYKNDQAVKENPSKVLQEEEPCPRFAHQLVYDEMHKVHYLFGGNPGKSCSPKMRLDDFWSLKLCRPSKEYLLRHCRYLIRKYRFEEKAQSEPLSALKYLQDDLSLTVDHTDPEETKEFQLLPSALFKSSNDFIPLGFSDVDQTYAQRTQLFDTLVNFFPDSMTPPKGNLVDLITL
- the mkln1 gene encoding muskelin isoform X1, producing MAVVPESRVLTFSVFKWSSYSSTYLPENILVDKPNDQSSRWSSESNYPPQFLILKLERPAIVQSITFGKYEKTHVCNLKKFKVFGGMSEENMTELLSSGLKNDYNKETFTSKHKIDEQMFPCRFVKIVPLMSWGPSFNFSIWYIELHGIEDPDVVQPCLNWYSKYREQEAIRLCLKHFRQHNYTEAFESLQKKTRIALEHPMLTHLHDRLVLQGDFDACEDLIDKAVRDGLFNQYISQQEYKPRWSQIIPKCNKGTSAQEINRDDVNSDGDDNRPGMRGGHQMVIDVQTETVYLFGGWDGTQDLADFWAYSVQENQWVCISRDTEKESGPSARSCHKMCIDSQRRQIYTLGRYLDSSVRNSKSLKSDFYRYDIDVNTWALLSEDTAADGGPKLVFDHQMCMDSEKHMIYTFGGRILTCNGSVEDSRTSEPQFSGLYAYQCQAATWSLLREDSCNAGPEDIQSRIGHCMLFHTRNRCLYVFGGQRSKTYLNDFFSYDVDGDHVEIISDGTKKDSGMVPMTGFTQRATIDPELNEIHVLSGLSKDKDKREENVRNSFWIYDIARNNWSCVYKNDQAVKENPSKVLQEEEPCPRFAHQLVYDEMHKVHYLFGGNPGKSCSPKMRLDDFWSLKLCRPSKEYLLRHCRYLIRKYRFEEKAQSEPLSALKYLQDDLSLTVDHTDPEETKEFQLLPSALFKSSNDFIPLGFSDVDQTYAQRTQLFDTLVNFFPDSMTPPKGNLVDLITL